The genomic window AAGGTGTCGCGCTCACCGATCTGGACGCCGCGCTCGGCCATCTTCTGGTCGTAGACCTTGACGAACTTGAGTTCCTTGACATGCTCTTTGACGCGGCGGAGCCCAATGAATTCGTCGAGTTCGCGTTCGGCGCGCTCCAGCACACGTACGGCTTCCTTGCGTTGCCGGGCTCTGCGCAGGTCGGCCACGCTCGGTCCAGAATCCGGGTCCCACCGATTGGACCGGGCGGCAATCACGTCTGGGGTCGTGACGGTGACGCCGTAGCCGGGGTCATCGAGCGCGGCGGCGGCGTCCGGGCGCAGTTGACCGTCTACGCTGGCTGCGCTGAACTCTTTGCGGGCGGCGGCCTCGTCCCCCAACGCGCGGTGGCACAAGCCGCGATATACGGCCGCCTCGGCCAGCAGGTGCGAGGTATCGATGCCGCTCTGGTCGAGCTTGGCCTGGTCGGCCTGCGTCACGACGGATGTCAATGTGGCCAGCGCCGCCTCGAACTGTCCCAGCCCGGTTTGGGCGATTCCTTTGAGCAGCCGTGTGGCGGCCTCCACGATTCCACCGCTGCTCGACGAGGCCTGCGAGGTCCACGTCAACAAGTCTGGCCAGCGGCGCGTCAGGAAAAACATTGTGGCCCCGATGAACCGGTGTATCTGCGCTTGCGCGGGCTCGACGGTGAGGTCAACCCCGTCGAGGATCTTTTCGGCCTGGTCGTAGTCGCCTTGGCTAACAAGTGTCGCCGCGTAGGCGATGGTGATCCCGGTCGGAGTGTGCGGGTAAAGGTCAATGAGGAATGGCGTAGACACGGTTGGCGCTAGCGCAGAATCTGCCAGGCCAATCCGACGCGTTTCGCGATGCAAAGTCGATAGCGCATCATATGCGCCGCGCATGGTGTTAAGGCTGACGTCGCCAGCAACCGCCAACCCCATCCACGCGTCGCACATGCCGGGATCCATGTCGGTGGCCTGCGTGAAGGCTTCGCGCGCTCCCGCGTGATCGGCCACGGGCCCACCGAAGCCCAGGCGGCTAATCCCGATGTCGAAATAGTCACGGGCACTCACTGGTGATAGTCCCTTGCTCGTGGTCGAGGTGGTGACGGAAATTCTACGGGCGACTCAGACAGCTCGAACGATCGCTGCTGCTCAGATGATGTATCTAGCGGCAGGCCGGGGTCCTCATCAGGGGTTGCCGACGGGGGCGCCTGGTGGCGACCCACGCCCTGGGCCGGGCGGCGCGGATGGCTCGGTAGCGATGGCAGCCCATCTGAGCCGGCCATCGGCGCCACCTCGCCTTGATCTGGTTCCCCTGGCTGGCCGTTGCTGAGGGCATTGGACGCCGCCAGGTGCGGGCTGGTGTCGCTGTCCGGGACGCCTTGTTGGGACCCGGGGTCTGAGCCGTTGCGGTGGTGGTGTCCGCGGATGTGCTGGACGGTCTTTTCGGTGATGACGGCGGGAATCACCACCTCTGGCGCGGCGGCCGCGGCGGCGCCTTCTGCCGCTGTGGCGCCGGCCCCCTCTGCTGCCGCAGCCGCGGCATGTCCACCTGCGGTCGCCGCGGCCTCGCTCGCCCCGGCCTTTTCTGCTGCCATCCGGGTGGTGGTGGCCCCGGTCGTCCGGGTCGCCGTGGTCTCCTCCTCACCGCGCATCCGGCTGGGCCGAGGTTTGACCGCATCGAACCCCGGCGTTGAGGTGTCGGCGTCGCCGTTAGAACCGTCATCGTCGCCGGCGCCATCGCTATCGCCGCGTCGCGCGACCCGTCGAAACAGCCCGCGCGCTTTGCGTCCCGCCTCGGCGTAATCGTTGTACTCATCGCGCACAGCGCCGCTTGTGGAGCACCACGCCCCAGTGATGTGGTGGGCGATCGTGCCCAAACTGTCTGTGTAGAAATGCTTGTCGATGTAATGGAACAAGAAGATGCCTACGACCGAACCCAGGCTCACCAACAACAGGCGCGGGACCGCGGTGGCGCCATGCCCCAGTTGCGGCGTGGTGAGCGCCCACCCCATCCCGACCGCACTCAACGCCAAAAAGACAGTGAAGATCATCATCTCGACGCCATGCAACAACACCTGCGAGACGCAGCGCACCGCGTATTTCTTGCCGCGCTGCCAACCGCTCATGCCGACCATCGCCGCGGGAACCACCACGATGCAGTAGTAGGTGGCTTTGGCACCGACCAGCAACGTGCTCACCCCGACGTACCAGATGAACAGGCCGATCCAAAACGCGGCGAACAAGAACACCAGCCCCAGCACAAAGTCGTTGGCCCCCAATTGTTGAGCGTGCGCCAAGGCTTGGGGAGCACCGCATCCGGCCATCGCGTGCGCCGGTCCAGGACCTTGGCTATGCGCGGCCAAGATGGCCTGGGACCAGGCCTGGCGGCAGGTGCCCACATCATCAACGACCATGCCGAAGTTCTGTAACTGTAGAGCTGGTCGCGCCGTCGAAGACACCAGCTGCGCCAGCAGGGCGTCGAGCTGGGTATCCAATGACTGGCCCGGAGCGTACGAACTCTGGCGGGCGTCCTGGGCGATCTGAAAGCCTGTCGCTCGACCCATGCCCAGCAGGCCGTGATCGCTGACTAGATCGTCAATGGGGTCACGAAAGACCGTCCACACCAATGCAGCTAGCACCGCGGCGGTGCCTAGCAGATTGCGGGCCTGGGCCGGCCGCCCTCGCTGTTGGTGATACCCCGCCAACACCACACAAACCGCGACCGCCAATGGCCCCAGCCACATCTGGTTGACGAGCATGTTCACTGTAGCGAAAACGGGGCGCCCGATTTGAACGAGGGCCAAGAGCCACGAGCTCGACATTGCAAATCGCAGAAGCCACAGCGCAATCCCGATAGCGAATACGACAAGAGCAGCTTCATTGGTCAGCCACCAGGCTGCGGTGGTATGCGCGATCGCGGTTTGGGTGGCTTTGACGATCCACGACCCCCACGATTCGGGATCGAACGCGCTGACGTGTTGGCCGTTGTTGAAGGTGGCTTCGGTGGTATCGACCATCGAGAGGAAGTAGTCAGCGATCGGCACGTTGTCCAAGTCATGCAGTCCCGTCCACCCCAGAGCAGCGGCACCCACCGCCGCCGAGGCTTTAGGTGCGGCCACCACCGCCCACAGACACAGCACGTAGACACCTGTCATCGCGCCGATCACGCGGCGCAACCGTGGGTGCTCAACTAGCCAGACTGCGAGGGAATCGCTGGCAGTCATGCGATCACCGATGCGGTGCTATCGAATGCGCGTGCCTGCTCTTCGGTTGGCGCGCCGAAAAATTGAACGCGTGCGGGACGTCCAAGTTCGTCGACTAAGAATCCCTCGCCGAGTCGGGCACGATCGACCGCCCCGGCCTCGGTGGCGTAGCCGCCCCATTCCCCGCGATCAGAGAACACGTCTTCATCAGCGGTGGAGCCAGGACTGGTGTCCTCGCTTAGTGCGCTGACAAGCTCTGGATACATTTCTGGGTCGATGCGCGCCCACTTCAGTGTCGCGTAGGCCAGTTCAGGGTCTTGAACACGAAAGATCCATTTTTGTGTGACAAACTCATCCCCCATGCGGGCAAGGTCCCTGAAATCCTGTGTGATGAACCAGATTCCACTCGCGTGCTTACGGCCCCGCCGAGTGAATTTGTGCGCAATGCGTGCCGTGGTGGGAAAGGCAAGCAGTTCGGCGCACTCCTCGAAGATCATGACGTCGAATACGTCGAGGCGGTCGAACATGTATCGCTGCTCTAGCTCAATGAGCAGGCCATAGATAGCCATTCCGGCGCGCTGGGTCCCCGACAGTTTCGCGTAGAGATCGGCGTTGGTGAGATCCTCGGTGCTGGGCAAGCCCAGGTTGCCGGTCAGGTAGACCGTGGCCGGGGAGTCTTCTGGCCGGTAGGGCGGCAAGTGGTCATCGAAAAGCCCGGGAAAATCCTCCTGGGCTGTTTCTAAGCGCAGCAGCAACTCGTCGTTGTCGGCGTCCGGCTGTGAACGCAGATAGTCCAGCAGTGTGCGGTGGCTCGTAATCCCTTGCCTGGCCCGGGTTTCCGGTCGCACCAAACGTCGGTAACGCTTGGCAA from Mycobacterium kubicae includes these protein-coding regions:
- a CDS encoding AAA family ATPase produces the protein MSARDYFDIGISRLGFGGPVADHAGAREAFTQATDMDPGMCDAWMGLAVAGDVSLNTMRGAYDALSTLHRETRRIGLADSALAPTVSTPFLIDLYPHTPTGITIAYAATLVSQGDYDQAEKILDGVDLTVEPAQAQIHRFIGATMFFLTRRWPDLLTWTSQASSSSGGIVEAATRLLKGIAQTGLGQFEAALATLTSVVTQADQAKLDQSGIDTSHLLAEAAVYRGLCHRALGDEAAARKEFSAASVDGQLRPDAAAALDDPGYGVTVTTPDVIAARSNRWDPDSGPSVADLRRARQRKEAVRVLERAERELDEFIGLRRVKEHVKELKFVKVYDQKMAERGVQIGERDTLHMTLVGPPGTAKTSIARLICEMYFGLGILESPEFIEVSRKDLVDEHIGGTEKKTSAILQAAKGCALFIDEAPELYKPDNERDFGHIAVDVIMKWAEDHRHDTMIAMAGYASPMNRLLSANPGLRSRFPFQLEFTSCDTDDLVRIAELFAARFHVAIEPSALSRFSSNAEWLCNTPSTRPGEPHMLIDVAANGRFARTVIEQALRKAKARIAADPTVDLLTADLSSISTITLADMDAALTDVLAAFELVTP